The Paenibacillus beijingensis nucleotide sequence GGCGACGTCATGAAAGAATCCGCCCAGGCGGCATTCAGCTATACCCGCTCGCGGGCGAAGGAACTGGACCTCGATCCGCAGTTCCATGAGAAGAACGATATTCATATTCATATTCCCGAAGGCGCGATCCCTAAAGACGGACCGTCTGCCGGCATCACGATGGCGACGGCGCTTATTTCGGCGCTTACCGGCCGCAAAGTGTCCCGGGCGGTCGCGATGACCGGAGAGATTACGCTTCGCGGAAGGGTGCTTCCAATCGGAGGCTTGAAAGAGAAATCGCTGGCCGCGCACAGGGCGGGCATCACGAAAGTGCTTATTCCGAAAGACAACGAACGCGACCTGCGCGATATTCCGGACAGCGTCCGCAGCGATCTGGAATTCGTTCCTGTCAGTCATATGGATGAAGTACTCCGGCATGCGCTGCTGCCGGCCGAAAGCAATGAGAAAGCGGGTACTACCATTTCATGAAAATAACGCAAGCCGAGTTTATTATCAGTGCGGTTCAGCCGCACCAGTACCCTGATGACGCCTTGCCGGAGATTGCTCTGGCGGGGCGTTCCAATGTCGGGAAATCGTCGCTGATCAACCGCATGATTCAGCGCAAAAACCTGGCGAGGACAAGCTCCCAGCCGGGCAAGACGCAGCAGCTTAACTATTACCGGGTCAACGATCAGGTATATTTTGTGGACTTTCCGGGTTACGGATACGCAAAAGTTTCGAAATCGCAGCGCGAGGCATGGGGAGGGATGATCGAGCGGTATTTGCAGCAGCGGGAGCCGCTGAAGCTCGTTCTGCTGATCGTCGATATCCGTCATCCTCCTTCAGCCGACGACGTGCTTATGTATGGATGGCTCAAGCATTTCGATATCCCGCTCTGCGTCGTTGCGACCAAGGCGGACAAAATTCCCCGCGGCAAATGGGACAAGCATATTCGCATGATCCGCGACAAACTGCAGGCCGATCCCCGGGACCGGGTTGTTTTATTTTCCTCGGAAACGGGTAACGGGAGAGACCAGCTGTGGGAGGTCATAGCCGGCGCGGCAGGAATCGGCGGCTGAAAGAGCGCGGCGATCGGTAAAAATGCGGAGCATACTGCGTGATTAGCCGGGTCAATCAAGGAATCAGGCGGAATTTTCAGAAATATGGCGGATTATAACGGCTGAGCGGCAGGAATAAAAACCCGAAATCGCGTATAATATACTTAAGGTATGTAGCCGAGGCGGCGCAAGCCTCCGAAACCAGCTTTAAAGTTTAAAGAATTGAGGGATTTTTATGGCTCAGCGGATAGCCACGGAATATGTTAAAGCCAAACTGCAGTTAACGCGCGAAGAGATGATCCGATTTGTCCGGTTTTTTGATGAGCAGCAGGTGCGCCTGCATGTGAAAGTGCTCGATAACGGCAGCCAAGAGGTGGTTCTCGAAGATCGTGCAGGGAGGGAAGAAATCCGCTTTACGTTTGAACGGGAAGAAGAGCTTTACGTATGCGTACTGTCATGCCGGCTGTTGCATCCGGGATTAACGAATGCGATGCGCAAGGCGGTCATGACATTCAAGGGCGACGCTATCGTCCGCCGTATTTACAGCCATTATACGATGATTTATCACTACGAGTCAGGCATGGTAAGGCGTATTGAAGAGAAAAATGATGCCGGCTTAAGATTGGTGTTCCAGTACAAGGACCGTCTTGGCGAGCTGGAGCGTCAGTTCCGGGAACGTGAGGTGGAGCGGCGGATTGAGCGGCTGCAAAGCCGGATCAACGAGCTGCTCGATCTTCGCAACGGCGCCTGCTCCGCGGGCGAAGTTCAAGGGATTGACCGGCAGCTGCAGATTTGCTCTCATCAGCTATTCGTCCTGGAAGCCTGATACTGTATCGTGAAGGAGCCGCCTTTTGGCGGTTCTTTTTTCATCGGTCCGTGTCCAGAAAATTAATATTTCATTTCAAAAAAAAGGGTTGCATTTAGCGGCGATAGATGTTATTTTTATCTTCGTTGAAATCAATAATAGGAACCAGGATTCACTCAGGACATGGTAATGTTACGAGAGATTATTCCCTCGAGAAGTGAATGACGTAGGTCCTAGCGGATGAAATTTTTCAAACATTTTATTCCTAGGAAGGGGGAGCCGAAAGATGGAATATTC carries:
- the yihA gene encoding ribosome biogenesis GTP-binding protein YihA/YsxC → MKITQAEFIISAVQPHQYPDDALPEIALAGRSNVGKSSLINRMIQRKNLARTSSQPGKTQQLNYYRVNDQVYFVDFPGYGYAKVSKSQREAWGGMIERYLQQREPLKLVLLIVDIRHPPSADDVLMYGWLKHFDIPLCVVATKADKIPRGKWDKHIRMIRDKLQADPRDRVVLFSSETGNGRDQLWEVIAGAAGIGG